From a region of the Sporosarcina ureilytica genome:
- the hutU gene encoding urocanate hydratase — MSNVLISPTGPEISCQNWEIEGLLRLFLNSIDPRVAESSKDLIVYGGRGKAARNYEAVQAIIDELQNLATDETLLIQSGKPVGKFKTYESSPRIVNASSVLVPHWSTDNYFSELIDKGLMMYGQSTAASWAYIGVQGVLQGTFETMGEIARKHFNHTLQGKIVLTSGLGGMSAAQPLSVTMHGGVCIVVEISEEKIDQRLKNNYCDIKVNTLEEAIVLAKEAANAKKPLAIALIGNVSEVYREALKANFIPDIVTDQTSAHDLHMGYIPNGLSLVQAETLRKKNTAHYYELIKESLILHVEAMVNFKERGAIVFEYGNNLRNQAYQAGYEQAFQLPGFASDYLRPLYCEGRGPCRWIALSGNPEDIYKIDEIVLETFNHDKRVARWIQFVQEKIFFNGLPARTCWLDYEEREQIGALINEMVKSGELSAPIAITRDHSEGSTMAAPFRETENMLDGSDVVADWPILNAMLNASAGASMVSIQNGGGVGIGNSVHSGMTVIADGSDEASERLRKILVVDPGMSIIRHADAGYEQAKKALDKIKLGKR, encoded by the coding sequence ATGTCAAATGTGTTAATTTCACCAACAGGGCCGGAAATTAGCTGTCAGAATTGGGAAATAGAAGGATTATTACGGCTTTTTCTTAATAGTATAGATCCTCGTGTCGCGGAAAGTAGTAAAGATTTAATTGTTTACGGCGGCCGGGGAAAAGCTGCGCGAAATTACGAAGCGGTGCAGGCAATCATTGATGAGTTGCAAAATCTAGCCACGGATGAAACTTTACTAATCCAGTCTGGGAAGCCGGTTGGGAAATTTAAAACATACGAAAGTTCGCCGAGAATTGTGAATGCTTCATCTGTCCTTGTACCACATTGGTCGACAGATAACTATTTCAGTGAATTAATTGATAAAGGATTAATGATGTATGGTCAATCTACGGCGGCTTCTTGGGCATATATAGGCGTTCAAGGCGTTTTGCAAGGAACGTTTGAGACGATGGGTGAAATTGCCAGGAAGCATTTCAATCATACATTACAAGGGAAAATCGTATTAACTTCAGGGTTAGGCGGCATGAGTGCTGCCCAACCCTTATCTGTTACGATGCATGGTGGCGTTTGTATTGTTGTTGAAATTTCGGAAGAGAAAATCGATCAGCGGTTAAAAAATAATTATTGCGATATTAAAGTGAATACGCTTGAAGAGGCTATTGTATTAGCGAAAGAAGCAGCAAATGCCAAAAAGCCGTTAGCAATTGCCTTAATTGGAAACGTCTCTGAAGTATATAGAGAAGCGCTTAAAGCGAATTTTATTCCAGATATTGTAACAGACCAGACTTCCGCTCATGATTTACACATGGGATATATTCCTAATGGTTTGTCATTGGTGCAAGCGGAGACGTTACGTAAGAAAAATACAGCCCATTATTATGAACTCATTAAAGAATCACTAATTTTGCATGTAGAAGCAATGGTCAATTTTAAGGAACGCGGTGCAATCGTATTTGAATATGGAAATAATTTAAGAAACCAAGCGTATCAGGCTGGTTATGAGCAAGCGTTTCAATTACCTGGTTTTGCTAGTGACTATTTACGGCCATTATATTGTGAAGGTAGGGGGCCGTGTCGTTGGATTGCATTATCAGGAAACCCGGAAGATATTTATAAAATTGATGAAATTGTTTTGGAAACTTTTAACCATGATAAACGTGTTGCTAGATGGATTCAATTTGTTCAAGAAAAAATATTTTTTAATGGATTACCCGCTAGAACTTGTTGGTTAGATTATGAAGAGCGAGAGCAAATCGGTGCTTTGATTAATGAAATGGTGAAATCCGGAGAACTTTCTGCGCCAATTGCTATAACAAGAGATCATTCTGAAGGAAGTACAATGGCAGCCCCGTTCAGGGAAACTGAAAATATGCTTGATGGTAGTGATGTTGTTGCAGATTGGCCGATTTTAAATGCGATGTTAAATGCAAGCGCCGGAGCATCGATGGTCAGTATCCAAAATGGTGGGGGAGTCGGGATTGGTAACTCAGTACATTCTGGGATGACCGTCATTGCTGATGGAAGTGATGAAGCATCAGAACGACTAAGAAAGATATTAGTGGTTGACCCGGGAATGAGTATTATTCGACATGCTGATGCGGGGTATGAACAGGCGAAAAAGGCCTTAGATAAAATAAAAC
- the hutH gene encoding histidine ammonia-lyase, with protein MIELTGDTLTINQLKEILYGNQRVKVSEESMEKVKASRAAVDKIVKSAETVYGINTGFGQFSDVKIEEENVADLQLNLIRSHACGVGEPFPRIVSKAMMVLRLNAIVKGYSGVRIEVVELLKQLINCNVIPVIPQQGSLGASGDLAPLAHLALVLIGEGQVFTESGEVTDSLEVLQKHNLQPITLQAKEGLALINGTQSMTAMGVVNYIASEQLALDSEWISAMTIESLEGITDAFLPETHEVRGYPQQTAVAKRMLNWLEGSNLTTRQGEKRVQDAYSLRCIPQVHGATWQVLDYVKEKLEIEINAATDNPLIFDNGNTVISGGNFHGQPIAFAMDFLKIGVAELANISERRTERLVNSQLNEGLPAFLSPEPGLQSGAMIMQYVAASLVSENKTLAHPASVDSIPSSANQEDHVSMGTIGSRHAADIIKNSQRVLAIEAICAMQALEYRGVEKAAEKTREKWKTINHIVPSITEDRAFHKDIENLYNYLKEIKI; from the coding sequence ATGATCGAACTTACTGGGGATACGCTAACGATAAACCAATTAAAAGAAATATTATATGGAAATCAGAGAGTAAAAGTATCCGAAGAGAGCATGGAAAAAGTAAAGGCAAGTAGGGCGGCAGTAGATAAAATAGTAAAGAGTGCAGAAACGGTTTACGGAATTAACACGGGGTTTGGACAATTTAGTGATGTTAAAATTGAGGAAGAAAATGTTGCAGACCTACAATTGAATTTAATACGTTCCCATGCTTGCGGTGTAGGTGAACCCTTTCCCCGTATTGTTTCGAAGGCGATGATGGTTTTACGCTTAAATGCTATTGTGAAAGGTTATTCAGGAGTCCGTATTGAAGTAGTCGAGTTATTGAAACAACTTATTAATTGTAATGTTATTCCTGTTATTCCACAGCAAGGATCATTAGGGGCTTCAGGGGATTTAGCGCCACTTGCACATTTAGCGCTAGTGTTAATCGGGGAAGGGCAAGTTTTTACAGAATCCGGTGAAGTTACTGATTCGTTAGAAGTATTGCAAAAACATAATCTACAACCGATTACACTACAAGCTAAAGAGGGATTAGCACTTATCAATGGTACCCAGTCAATGACGGCAATGGGAGTTGTCAACTATATTGCATCTGAACAACTGGCCTTAGACAGTGAATGGATTAGTGCAATGACAATTGAATCACTAGAAGGGATTACTGACGCATTTTTACCAGAAACTCATGAAGTTCGTGGATATCCACAACAGACAGCAGTTGCTAAAAGGATGCTTAATTGGTTAGAGGGCAGTAATTTAACAACACGTCAAGGGGAGAAACGAGTACAAGATGCGTATTCGTTAAGGTGTATCCCTCAAGTACATGGGGCAACTTGGCAAGTATTGGATTACGTGAAAGAAAAATTAGAAATTGAAATAAATGCTGCGACAGATAACCCGCTTATTTTTGATAATGGCAATACGGTAATATCTGGCGGTAATTTTCATGGACAACCCATTGCATTTGCGATGGACTTTTTAAAAATAGGTGTCGCGGAGCTTGCGAATATTTCAGAGCGACGGACTGAAAGACTCGTAAATTCGCAGCTTAATGAGGGTTTACCAGCATTTTTAAGTCCAGAGCCAGGTCTACAATCAGGTGCAATGATTATGCAATATGTTGCGGCTTCATTAGTATCTGAAAATAAAACGTTGGCCCATCCAGCAAGTGTCGATTCTATCCCATCATCTGCAAATCAAGAGGACCATGTTAGTATGGGGACGATCGGGTCAAGGCATGCAGCTGATATTATCAAAAATAGTCAGAGAGTTTTAGCTATTGAGGCTATTTGTGCGATGCAAGCACTTGAATATAGAGGCGTGGAAAAAGCGGCCGAAAAAACTAGGGAAAAATGGAAGACGATAAATCATATCGTTCCAAGCATTACAGAAGATCGAGCTTTCCATAAAGATATTGAAAACTTATACAATTATTTAAAAGAGATTAAGATTTAA
- the hutI gene encoding imidazolonepropionase, which translates to MSNVLYIKNASELITVRGHSEKPAKKTAMSEIGIIENGCVLSKDGKIVAVGTDEEIRNEHQDLVNLAEVIDATGKVVTPGLVDPHTHIVYAGTRENEYAMRLEGKTYMEIMNAGGGIHATTRATQQASFDELYEQSKARLDKMLLGGITTIEAKSGYGLTLEDELKQLEVAKKLNEDHQIDLISTFMGAHAVPLEYKDNPEAFIDIVINEMLPVVAEKNLAVFNDVFCERGVFTPEQSKRILEAGKKYGLKPKIHADEIESYSGAEMAAEVKAVSAEHLLRASDEGIKAMAENDVIGVLLPGTAFFLMADYAEARKMIDAGMAIALSTDANPGSSPTLSLQFIMNLGCLEMGMTPEEVITATTINAAHAIDAADRIGSIEVGKDADFTLFDVKNHLMLSYQYGMNHTHTVVKKGNVVVSDGHIIKSAAVY; encoded by the coding sequence ATGTCAAATGTATTATATATAAAAAATGCATCAGAACTTATTACAGTTAGGGGGCATTCTGAGAAACCAGCTAAAAAAACAGCGATGAGTGAAATTGGAATTATTGAAAACGGTTGTGTCTTGTCGAAAGACGGTAAAATTGTAGCAGTTGGAACAGATGAAGAAATTCGTAACGAGCATCAGGACCTAGTAAATCTAGCAGAGGTAATCGATGCAACGGGTAAAGTTGTGACGCCTGGACTTGTAGATCCTCATACACATATCGTTTATGCAGGAACGCGTGAAAATGAATACGCAATGCGTTTAGAAGGTAAAACATATATGGAAATCATGAATGCAGGTGGCGGAATTCATGCAACGACACGTGCAACACAACAGGCGAGTTTTGATGAACTTTATGAACAATCAAAAGCACGGTTAGATAAAATGTTGCTGGGTGGAATTACTACGATTGAAGCAAAAAGCGGTTACGGTCTAACACTGGAAGATGAATTAAAACAGTTAGAAGTTGCTAAGAAATTAAATGAAGATCATCAAATCGATTTGATCTCAACATTTATGGGTGCACATGCAGTCCCGTTGGAGTATAAAGATAATCCGGAAGCATTTATTGATATCGTTATTAACGAGATGTTACCGGTAGTTGCGGAAAAAAACCTAGCTGTATTTAATGATGTGTTTTGCGAAAGAGGTGTATTTACGCCAGAACAGTCAAAACGAATTTTAGAAGCTGGTAAGAAATACGGCTTAAAGCCAAAGATCCATGCTGATGAAATTGAATCATACAGCGGAGCAGAAATGGCAGCAGAAGTTAAGGCTGTTTCAGCAGAGCATTTATTAAGAGCTTCTGATGAAGGGATTAAAGCAATGGCGGAAAATGACGTGATTGGCGTATTACTGCCAGGAACAGCTTTCTTCTTAATGGCTGATTATGCGGAAGCTCGTAAAATGATTGACGCAGGAATGGCGATCGCTCTATCTACTGATGCGAATCCAGGGTCCTCTCCAACCCTTTCATTACAGTTTATTATGAACTTAGGTTGTTTAGAAATGGGAATGACACCGGAAGAGGTCATTACAGCAACAACAATTAACGCAGCCCATGCAATTGATGCGGCAGATCGTATCGGAAGTATCGAGGTTGGTAAAGATGCGGATTTCACATTGTTTGATGTTAAAAACCATTTAATGCTTTCGTATCAATATGGCATGAATCATACACATACGGTTGTTAAAAAAGGAAACGTAGTTGTATCGGATGGACATATCATAAAGTCAGCGGCTGTTTACTAA